In the genome of Rhopalosiphum padi isolate XX-2018 chromosome 1, ASM2088224v1, whole genome shotgun sequence, the window ataaatataattaacgatAAAATAGTATGACAAAAAACCTACCAATAAACATACctacaaatattttcattattataacacaatgataactgtttataaaagcTAACTTAGTGTTAAAATGATTTCAACCAACTTgcttaactatatattaaattagttaccTAACATTATatgttgatataaatattacgtatatatttttaatgtaaaaaaaaaaatatatgtaattttttgttaaaacacaATTCACataagatattaaatttatatagtaattgGCAATGGctatgtaataaattactatcGAATTCTCACCATTTAATTAGGTTATGTATTCAGAAGACGTGGTAGTAAGTTTTGAAATAcctcaaaaaaaagaaaatatatataaacataacgataataaaaaataacgacgATATACTTCTTACATAGTCGTGCTATTAAATACTAGTATCGCACgtagtttatgatattatattataaacatttattacaatttctgaatatttagtttaatcatAGTCTAATACAATCtttatttttcaagtaaaaacaaaatgtttgaaatCTAATTCACGAGGTGTAAAATTTGTCTTGTCAGGGAaagttttatactataaacgCGTTGGCTCCGAAACCCTTAGTATTGAATTTTGTTAGAATCTGGTGTATTACCCAAACGGTGTGAAAACACATTCGTTCTCTGAAAGACAAATACCGTAAcccataaaatgtttttgtcatCCTTATAGTCTGTGCCTcagtagatataaatatttatatatcgtacaaaatcgaatatttataatatgtacgaagATTAGAAAAAAACCTGAAgttgtatttcatatttcataatatctgTAAGTATTTATGCACccccacaaaaaaaatgtatatatataaaataataaaagtaaaataaccgTCTTGGTCGTGaacgaaatatataatatattaatatcatatcgtCTTGCGCTTTTTTAAGCCAAAAACTAACGTTGTTTTATCGTGAAATTATGCGCGTTACATTGTAAATCTCTACGGACTTTCATATTTCTGGAAAATAGCCAAAGAGTAAGTATTGTAATGTTCACGCGAGTGGATCTCCCTCGCAGATTAATCACGTCCACCGTTTCTGTGCAAACTAATTTTATGCATACACGTGTTGTTGCTATTTAtccttatacataataatatattatagaaatatatgtataacacatTTTACAGCTCAAGACCACAAAGTTCCATTAAAAAGAATTTGCGAGTTGCATACACTatctgatatttatttaataataaataataataataataatacattaaaatatacaatttctcACCATTACCTATCATCTGCATACTGCAATGCGTTTCTTCATGTTTGTTTCCTCTCACATACCCCTCGACCgacaaatcatataaaataaatgcatttgatCATTTCGACAGAGTCCAAGACATGATTTATTTCGTACgaaatcattatataaaaataataatataaggtcaTGTCTTCGTCGTATTAATTTCTTCATCGGGTAAAAATGCGCGTCCGTTTAATTTACTTCAATAAATTTGTGAATAAATAGTTTGCAGCGTATTTGAGGTTTAACCAAGGGACAgtgattcaatttttaatacaattctcGGTAGTAATAAGGGAGAGTTATCCACAGTGCTAACCATTAATTAACTGCATGTCTGCGTGGAATTGTTTTATTAACgcttaagtaatttattatcttattaaatgttaatttgataattatattattatacaaatgtatactaaaaataaagtcCCATGAAAGGGGGAGGTTGGCGAAAGGCatacaaataatagttatagtgagtaatataatattattaaaatattaaaactttaaaattatcgtaactcgcttaaaaattaaaatattgataaaagccTATGCAATTCCATAAGAGATTATTagattaagtttgataataggtgaattgactaatattaaagcaAACAGCATAAAATGAATTCCACTGAACGCAAATTTATGTTATGCTCGTAAGACTGACTCAACACATACGGGTATGacgataaaatgttaaatagaaTGATGAGAACATTTCTCATGATTTACACATGGTTATGTTAATTTCATTGTTTACCctacatgtaggtatatacgtttagctttataatgtttttgaaaaagaaagtaattactaattattataaaaaaaactagtatatattatagtaatgtataaaGCATAATCTAATTTCTAAGATGTAGCAACATGTCAACATGGTTTCGTATTCATATGttgtagtattaaataaaataaaataaaagaagtaaattacatattttattcccaAAACACATTTGAGACAAAAGGAAATGACAATGTAAGTAACCACTAATTATCTAatccaaaataaataacttagcATACAATAATAGGCATTTGTATAGTtagctataacttataataatgcataaatcTAAATCGGAAAGTTTTCtaagagatttaaaaataatatatgtaatagtaCAGAGTacagtatacttatataatatataatgtattatttatagatagtaTATTGTGAAATGcctattcaataattaaaataactgtgtgtactgtgtattataaaagttggtatttatctattttttaatatagataagcTAATTTTAAgatgattgaaaatattataatagtaaaaatttttatatgatattatttttttttaaaaacctatggttattatattattataaaaaaaataacaaaaacaatttttgttatttagacTTAAGTTTTGACATTATTaaggaaaattataaattattgtatctaatagtaaaactaaaataaacaaaattcaaatatttctataataatacttttgatattaatgataataatttaaattcaacaataatttCTGCATTGTTACTCAATAGTCAATggtcaaaaaaattgttttatttaatacaggGTAGCAGTGGGTCATGAACAATTTTGATGTAAGTTTGTAAAACTTAGTATTAgagaaaaagtaattaaataaaattatcttttaaaataaaactaaaatacttaattgtTACTAAAAaggttgtttaaaaaattacattatttatattactcttaataaaaatttagaatttgcattgaaaatatatggttattatagattttagacAACATAACAGCAAACAAATGTTCATTCATAGGTCAAGTCCCATGAATactagtaatataaaattaaacatcatAAACTTTAATCGAACAACAAACCTTCCTATTTCATCTATTTCAATGGGTCACCACAGCTCTCTAATTTATCAGAGCCTATATTCTAGTAGTATAAGTTAtacattgtattgtataattaaacacGTTCATTATGCAGGATATTCagagtaaaaaatgttatagaatctatactattatgttatattatatataatataatataatagttataattatttgaatattttatagatattctCTAGGTATTCTTATAAATGAGAATCATTACCTAAAATATCTTGGAATTCAAGATACAAGTATTTATgtcttataaaagtaataaacatttaataacccAAACTAGGAAATATAAGATCCacacaaaaatgttaaatttaaaaataattttgaactagttaaatttttataaaaactaaaagattttattttaatacctgtGATACAGgaaagttaaaaaatgtttagttatatttttaaagtaaaattaaataagtcaaaaatcaaatttaaataaacgatgGTTGtattttagacaatttttttttgttatataataatcttgaacaatttttaaatttttatacaagtatttataaaaaaaataactgtctaatgcaaatgaaacaaaattatgttttatcaatatgtatttgtaattcAAATCAAACACTATATaacaaacaaaacatattatcaataatGTTTCATAACTACTTAAATTGTAAACTCACATACTTATTGCATTAATATGAACTGCTGTTGGTACACTTTTATTTATTGCTTTCGTTCTTCGGCAGCTAACCATCCTTTTGGTCGATGTTCATATAAAGTCCAATTATTGTATGGCGTTCTGAAATCTCCGTATATTGGTTTACGAACTTGAGGAGAAGTGGGATAGAATTCATAATTGTTAAGTTTTGAATGCTTCTTGGCTGCACCGATACATGCCATCGAGACTGCCATCCAAAAACCaagcattttttgttttatcagtATGCCTGTTAGTATACCGCTGGAGAAACCACCAATGGCATAGTTCACCATGTCATCTTTGCCACGTAAGTTGGTGGCGACGTGAGTCACTACACAGAACGTTGTTGTGGCAGCTAACATCGGTCCCATCAACTGGCCATACCTGAAAATCAATTGTTGTACAATCTTCAGATCTTCACAACGTTATACGCAAAAACGAAGGCATTATTACAGTCAAAGGCAACAGTTATTACCTGTATGCGGTGTTCATATATCCAAAAGGTTTGCTGACCAGGATGATCTCTGATGTCGCCAGCCCGAACCCAATGATGGACACTTGTTTGTTGGTGTAGAACAGTTTTTTTACGAGGTCCTTGCCGTCCGGAGTATCGTAATACGAGTACCTGAATAACGACATGGTGGCTGCTCGTGAGTTGATCGTCAAAATTTATAACTCGTTCGCAATGAAGAATCGAAGGTACAAGAGATAGATTGGAAGACGACCGGCCAAGAAAGAAAACGACACCGTTTTCGATGTATTTggcttatagattttttttaactcacgATCACGAATTCGGTCGTGATAACACGAACATATGTTGAATGATAAGCGGGAAAAATACACATAGATACTATATTATCTATGGCAAGATGgattattttgtactttatgATATTCACATTGATCTATGAATGCCAAGCCTTAagaaaataccataatattatattgtattaaatcgtGATCGTAATGGAAATAGTAAAAACGTACACTCCGCAAAACGTTTATTGTTGATAGCTAgacgatattaaaatttaaagggcATCGGCGAGTTGAGTGTTACCAACATCACCGTACTCGACATCACGTTCACGGTAGTTACCGGTACCGTCGTCCGTCATTGATGACATCCAGGAttttgctataatatattttattgttcattgttcataaaaatatgatataatattattaaattaaaaggtattattattatttattatcatttcatCAGTGCTCAATACGGGATGGAACGCACCTGAACGGTGTTTTTTCCACAAGTATGgacagttaataatattgtagatattataggtatgtaataatataataattctatgacCGATATCAACgactaaaataactaaaaagtgGGCAaatgggtatcgctctgctgtatagtagagatgtagagtaggtcactggccactataatggatgtgttaaatttgaatgcaatgacgggtatcattgtatacgaaaaacgattctgaacggagatgatttgtcaatcaatgataattagttggatatattatataattacctatatttaaattgtaatatatcgttattttacgcgatttcgtaaaaaattaaatttcatacgctcataaaatgttttctatattgacgctgaaatttttttttacagttacttgaaggaaaacttatggataaccttgtattggggtTTTttaccttaggtataaatcacaacaat includes:
- the LOC132917299 gene encoding uncharacterized protein LOC132917299, with the protein product MSLFRYSYYDTPDGKDLVKKLFYTNKQVSIIGFGLATSEIILVSKPFGYMNTAYRYGQLMGPMLAATTTFCVVTHVATNLRGKDDMVNYAIGGFSSGILTGILIKQKMLGFWMAVSMACIGAAKKHSKLNNYEFYPTSPQVRKPIYGDFRTPYNNWTLYEHRPKGWLAAEERKQ